The following are from one region of the Phycisphaerales bacterium genome:
- the yidC gene encoding membrane protein insertase YidC — protein sequence MAAPTKSLARILVPLAILAALGILIALPVINNSGAPNTPAQQQTPDPVQGEPPVAGGSSESADQQGPDQPTSTEPTDSAPDSGESAAEPPQATPPASEPTTEAPSPGQADTTTGLRVLPAVDPSASLSPTRIGGVDPDAYALELIFSPLGAGVQRIELAGYTRKLGSADPVHVQQAWDLPTASGGRVRIVPFAAIAVDVNGERVSIYTAVDADGNVQPAWNQVAPGRFQATIANALGEPVLTLERHYQADGTSHDFSLQQSATNLTDEPIDVRWITFGPAQLYQESQGYGGDKRRVRFGYVEPGNPEFVVGGDFMENIGGVSGKRDKQSGLYQPTLQLWPTPKAENTGDKLAWAGLTNRYFGVAVHGVANGDPKPGVAPVLTPVETVSRVLLDPAARPSEPNYVLGLELASPAYGIAAGEQSEHLIGIYAGPLSRSLISSNPSANAVMLRQLVQYTFGGPCGFCTFPWLAHILVWLLNLIHDYVTLDWAFAIIVLVLIVRTVLHPVTKWSQIRVQRFSHQMQQMAPKQKKIQEKYKSDPKRMQAEMAKLWREEGINPAGMLGCLPMFLQTPVWIALYASLYFAIELRHEAAFFGVFQHLGGWPFLADLAQPDSAIPLPQAMHFALPLMGTITAINILPLLLGVVFFIQQKYMMPPPSATMTPEQQAQQRMMKVMMVVMFPVFMYNAPSGLAIYFIANSTLGILEMRYIRAHINKNDLLTPKQRDPNKKTYMQRLMERAQQRQEMMQAARGQGPAKGPTSGALGARRKKTENRRKGRRP from the coding sequence ATGGCAGCACCTACCAAGAGCCTCGCTCGAATCCTCGTCCCGTTGGCCATCCTGGCCGCACTCGGGATTCTCATTGCCCTTCCGGTCATCAACAACAGTGGCGCGCCCAATACGCCCGCCCAGCAGCAAACGCCCGATCCGGTTCAGGGCGAGCCACCCGTTGCGGGAGGCTCCAGCGAGTCTGCGGACCAGCAAGGGCCTGACCAGCCGACCAGCACCGAACCAACGGACTCGGCACCGGATTCGGGCGAGTCCGCCGCTGAGCCCCCACAGGCAACTCCCCCAGCCTCTGAGCCCACGACCGAGGCGCCATCGCCCGGCCAAGCCGACACGACCACCGGCTTGCGCGTGCTTCCGGCCGTCGATCCTTCGGCCTCACTCTCACCAACGCGGATCGGCGGCGTCGATCCCGACGCGTACGCCCTCGAGTTGATCTTCTCTCCGCTGGGCGCGGGCGTGCAGCGAATCGAGCTGGCCGGCTACACCCGCAAGCTCGGCTCGGCCGATCCGGTCCATGTCCAGCAGGCATGGGACCTGCCCACGGCTTCGGGTGGCCGCGTCCGCATCGTGCCCTTCGCCGCCATCGCGGTTGACGTCAATGGCGAGCGCGTCTCCATCTACACCGCCGTGGACGCAGACGGAAACGTGCAGCCGGCATGGAACCAGGTGGCACCCGGACGCTTCCAGGCCACGATCGCCAATGCCCTGGGCGAGCCCGTGCTCACGCTCGAACGCCACTACCAGGCCGATGGCACGAGCCACGACTTCTCGCTCCAGCAGAGCGCCACGAATCTCACCGACGAGCCCATCGACGTTCGCTGGATCACCTTCGGCCCGGCGCAGCTCTACCAGGAAAGCCAGGGCTATGGCGGAGACAAGCGACGCGTGCGCTTCGGCTACGTCGAGCCGGGCAACCCGGAATTCGTCGTCGGCGGCGACTTCATGGAGAATATCGGCGGGGTCTCGGGAAAGCGCGATAAGCAGTCCGGCCTCTACCAGCCCACGCTCCAGCTCTGGCCGACGCCCAAGGCCGAAAACACCGGCGACAAGCTCGCTTGGGCCGGGCTGACCAATCGATACTTCGGCGTCGCGGTGCATGGCGTTGCCAACGGCGATCCCAAGCCCGGCGTGGCGCCAGTGCTCACCCCAGTCGAGACCGTGTCGCGCGTGCTGCTCGATCCGGCCGCGCGACCGAGCGAGCCGAACTACGTGCTGGGCCTGGAACTCGCAAGCCCCGCGTACGGCATCGCCGCTGGCGAGCAATCGGAGCACCTCATCGGCATCTACGCGGGACCGCTCTCGCGTTCGCTCATCTCGTCAAACCCATCGGCCAACGCCGTCATGCTCCGGCAACTGGTGCAGTACACGTTTGGCGGGCCGTGCGGCTTCTGCACGTTTCCATGGCTGGCCCACATCCTGGTGTGGCTGCTGAACCTCATCCACGACTACGTGACGCTCGACTGGGCCTTTGCAATCATCGTGCTGGTCCTCATCGTCCGCACGGTGTTGCATCCGGTGACCAAGTGGAGCCAGATCCGCGTGCAGCGATTCAGCCATCAGATGCAGCAGATGGCGCCCAAGCAGAAGAAGATCCAGGAAAAGTACAAGAGCGATCCCAAGCGCATGCAGGCCGAGATGGCCAAGCTCTGGCGCGAAGAAGGCATCAACCCCGCCGGCATGCTGGGCTGCCTGCCCATGTTCCTCCAGACGCCCGTCTGGATCGCCCTGTACGCGTCGCTCTACTTCGCCATCGAATTGCGCCACGAGGCGGCCTTCTTCGGCGTGTTCCAGCACCTGGGCGGCTGGCCGTTCCTCGCTGACCTGGCCCAGCCCGACAGCGCGATCCCGCTTCCCCAGGCAATGCACTTTGCCCTGCCGCTCATGGGCACGATCACGGCGATCAACATTCTTCCGCTGCTGCTGGGGGTGGTGTTCTTCATCCAGCAGAAGTACATGATGCCTCCGCCCTCGGCCACCATGACACCCGAGCAGCAGGCCCAGCAGCGCATGATGAAGGTCATGATGGTGGTCATGTTCCCGGTCTTCATGTACAACGCGCCAAGCGGCCTGGCGATTTACTTCATTGCCAACTCCACGCTGGGCATCCTCGAAATGCGGTACATCCGCGCCCACATCAATAAGAACGACCTGCTGACCCCCAAGCAGCGCGACCCCAACAAGAAGACCTACATGCAGCGCCTCATGGAACGCGCCCAGCAACGCCAGGAGATGATGCAGGCAGCCCGCGGTCAAGGGCCGGCCAAGGGCCCCACCAGCGGCGCCTTGGGCGCACGCCGCAAGAAGACCGAGAACCGCCGAAAGGGTCGGCGTCCCTAG
- the aroC gene encoding chorismate synthase, giving the protein MPTLDYQTAGESHGPGMLTIVTGMPAGVPIDEDGMNRELARRQGGYGRGGRQRIETDVVEFLSGVRLGKTLGSPIAMRVANKDSRMGDLERTPPVYRPRPGHADLAGSLKWLTTDCRGTLERASARETAARVAAGALTRSLLEFFGIHVFGFVRSAGAARTDAVVRPEDYQALLKARDASQTYCPDAEATKKQIDVIRQAKVDKDTAGGLCEVHVFGVPPGLGSCVDWRLKLDARIAFAVMGIQAFKSVEMGMGRRVSELPGSQVHDPIRYDRSKADGPSMGFVRDTNNAGGVEGGMTNGQPVVVTGAMKPISTLLRGMPSIDLNTKEAQQSDYERSDVCAVSAASVVMENVIAFEIARAFLEKTGGDSLTEVQAHHESYMDLVKILPLDPPMTTIA; this is encoded by the coding sequence ATGCCGACCCTTGACTATCAGACAGCCGGAGAGAGCCACGGCCCGGGCATGCTCACGATCGTGACGGGGATGCCCGCGGGCGTGCCGATCGACGAAGACGGCATGAATCGCGAACTGGCGCGCCGGCAGGGCGGCTATGGGCGCGGCGGGCGGCAGCGCATCGAGACCGACGTGGTCGAGTTCCTCAGCGGCGTGCGCCTGGGCAAGACGCTGGGTTCGCCCATCGCCATGCGCGTGGCCAACAAGGACTCGCGCATGGGCGACCTGGAACGCACGCCGCCGGTATATCGTCCCCGGCCGGGCCACGCCGACCTGGCCGGCTCGCTTAAGTGGCTCACCACCGACTGCCGCGGCACGCTCGAGCGAGCCAGCGCTCGCGAGACGGCGGCACGCGTGGCGGCGGGGGCGCTGACGCGAAGCCTGCTGGAGTTCTTCGGCATCCATGTCTTCGGCTTCGTTCGCAGCGCGGGCGCCGCGCGCACGGATGCGGTGGTCAGGCCCGAGGACTACCAAGCCCTGCTCAAAGCCCGAGACGCCAGCCAGACTTACTGCCCCGACGCCGAAGCGACGAAGAAGCAAATCGACGTCATCCGCCAGGCAAAGGTCGACAAGGACACCGCCGGGGGGTTGTGCGAGGTGCACGTTTTCGGCGTGCCGCCCGGGCTGGGCAGTTGCGTCGACTGGCGATTGAAGCTCGATGCGCGGATCGCCTTTGCCGTCATGGGCATCCAGGCGTTCAAGAGCGTGGAGATGGGCATGGGCCGCCGCGTGAGCGAACTGCCCGGCTCGCAGGTGCACGACCCGATCCGCTATGACCGGTCCAAGGCCGACGGTCCCTCCATGGGATTCGTGCGAGACACCAACAACGCCGGCGGGGTCGAGGGTGGCATGACCAACGGCCAGCCCGTGGTGGTGACGGGCGCGATGAAGCCGATCTCCACCCTCTTGCGCGGCATGCCTTCGATCGACCTGAACACCAAGGAAGCCCAGCAGAGCGACTATGAGCGCAGCGACGTGTGCGCGGTGTCGGCCGCCAGCGTGGTGATGGAGAACGTCATTGCGTTCGAGATCGCCCGGGCGTTCCTTGAGAAGACCGGCGGCGATTCATTGACCGAGGTGCAGGCCCACCATGAATCGTACATGGACCTGGTGAAGATCCTGCCGCTCGATCCGCCGATGACGACGATCGCCTGA
- a CDS encoding GTPase codes for MDTASIIVAPATPMAPGRRAVVRLSGIGVFDAVDALATSPIDRSRGVGPVRLRLPVGELPTLAVRLPGPYSYTGEDTIEIFLPGSPTLVTALVRAMIAQPDVRHAEAGEFSARAYLNGRLSLEQAEGVAATIAASTDAQLEASHRLLSGQSGRRYAAMVDQLASLLALVEAAADFSEEEHVVPIAAGTLHARLQTLHDALHREMTGRSGKESLSARPLVVLAGAPNAGKTSLFNALLGRTRSVVSSIEHATRDAVVEPLRLEHPDLGAIECELADLPGLQDQSIAALADDEQASVQSVIDAAMEQADLVLLCDPEARYDSVGTGHATIRLRTKSDAIDADGAGTMAVSVRTGLNLDSLRLVIAEALDQARQDVNAGLLPRHHALATTALHSLHRAIESVSEDPPEGLPAEGELVAAEMRLALDALGELGGKVSPDEVLGRIFASFCVGK; via the coding sequence ATGGACACCGCCTCGATCATCGTTGCGCCGGCCACCCCCATGGCCCCCGGCCGGCGCGCGGTCGTGCGTCTTTCGGGCATCGGCGTATTCGACGCCGTCGATGCGCTGGCGACCAGCCCGATCGATCGCAGCCGCGGCGTCGGACCCGTTCGACTGCGACTGCCCGTGGGAGAACTGCCTACCCTGGCCGTACGGCTGCCCGGTCCTTACTCCTACACCGGTGAGGACACCATCGAAATCTTCTTACCTGGCTCGCCCACGTTGGTGACCGCATTGGTCCGCGCCATGATCGCCCAGCCCGACGTCCGGCACGCCGAAGCTGGTGAGTTCAGCGCTCGCGCCTACCTCAACGGTCGCCTGTCGCTCGAGCAAGCCGAGGGCGTGGCCGCGACCATCGCCGCGAGCACGGACGCGCAGCTCGAGGCATCCCATCGGTTGCTCTCGGGCCAATCCGGTCGTCGCTACGCCGCCATGGTCGATCAACTGGCCTCCCTTCTTGCCCTGGTCGAAGCGGCGGCCGACTTCAGCGAGGAGGAACACGTCGTCCCCATCGCCGCGGGCACGCTGCACGCTCGGCTCCAGACGCTTCACGACGCGCTACACCGCGAAATGACGGGCCGCAGCGGCAAGGAAAGCCTCTCGGCCCGGCCGCTCGTCGTCCTCGCGGGCGCACCCAATGCGGGCAAGACGAGCCTGTTCAACGCCTTGCTCGGGCGCACGCGATCGGTGGTCTCCTCGATCGAGCACGCCACGCGAGACGCGGTCGTCGAGCCGCTTCGCCTCGAACACCCAGACCTGGGCGCGATCGAGTGCGAACTTGCCGACCTCCCGGGCTTGCAGGACCAATCCATCGCGGCGCTGGCCGACGATGAGCAGGCCAGCGTGCAGTCGGTCATTGATGCCGCGATGGAGCAGGCCGACCTTGTGCTGCTGTGCGATCCAGAAGCGCGCTATGACAGCGTTGGCACCGGCCACGCCACGATCCGGCTGCGGACCAAGTCGGACGCGATCGACGCCGACGGCGCAGGCACCATGGCCGTCAGCGTGCGCACCGGGCTGAACCTGGATTCGCTTCGGCTTGTGATCGCCGAGGCCCTTGACCAGGCGCGCCAGGACGTCAACGCCGGGCTGCTCCCCCGCCACCACGCGCTGGCCACGACGGCCCTGCATTCGCTGCATCGCGCCATCGAGTCGGTCTCGGAAGACCCCCCCGAGGGACTGCCCGCCGAGGGAGAACTCGTGGCCGCCGAGATGCGATTGGCCCTCGACGCCCTTGGCGAGTTGGGCGGCAAGGTCTCGCCCGACGAGGTGCTCGGCCGCATCTTCGCGAGCTTCTGCGTCGGTAAGTAA